In the genome of Neodiprion pinetum isolate iyNeoPine1 chromosome 2, iyNeoPine1.2, whole genome shotgun sequence, one region contains:
- the mRpS30 gene encoding large ribosomal subunit protein mL65, giving the protein MSLIRLNSQSCVRLVRICYHGKRDYSAVTQSEECSEIPQYPQIYDVSPKGKIKTKHERFHQEIQNLNTVEEKLMKINMPRYYGWRCVNVCESSIPYNAELMAQYTTRTHIVKEPGLPKYYDRIISSDKLDAAVQQVKKRIEDVILFEHISHKKYKELELIDAEDHKAAVDSMGDKLVGQINRIILATLSSESPHLLEAQVDYEPRIEAFWWSGGMWPPKYIVNRKKKTYLAKYAEDLVDRRIQYHGTPTLQLRHEFPLNEIVSLSESENPDFIVPEFRYDPRVIGYNLKEFHGTNIPGFWPGDKNEFGIMSYHRRGHIDARKSSFKDENEALDVQAVFASYSWLLSQACYQGFSTFNDLTYPLVTQTVISNGQLWSFYAYQLNTTVMHSEYADENPRRNLCWKTGPLKLFETIADGKLVGFNDDVLKELIKFYGNTPQKRNGVNMTPYLGDDEKRVADIKDSEKREWLEKHYKHMVSNRPRHRQREEIDWWERIYKIYFNTRFMDSKRKQWEFGKTHSSRRYDDHAPEYIPKVLRPGGPKSKIKFRKTYYP; this is encoded by the exons ATGTCGTTGATAAGACTTAACTCACAATCGTGCGTCAGATTGGTTAGAATTTGTTACCACGGCAAAAGAGATTATTCCGCCGTTACCCAAAGTGAGGAATGTTCGGAAATTCCACAGTATCCACAAATTTACGATGTATCACctaaaggaaaaataaaaacaaagcaTGAACGTTTTCACCAGGAAATTCAAAATCTAAACACAGTTGAGGAAAAATTGATGAAGATCAACATGCCTCGTTACTACGGTTGGCGATGTGTAAATGTGTGTGAATCGTCCATACCCTACAACGCGGAATTAATGGCCCAATATACTACTAGAACACACATTGTTAAAGAACCAGGTCTGCCAAAATATTATGACCGCATTATCTCATCCGATAAATTGGACGCAGCGGTACAACAGGTTAAAAAACGGATCGAGgatgttattttatttgaacacATTAGTCACAA AAAATATAAAGAATTGGAATTGATCGATGCCGAGGATCACAAAGCAGCTGTTGATTCCATGGGTGACAAACTTGTCGGTCAGATTAACAGAATTATACTAGCTACCTTGTCATCAGAATCACCACATTTATTGGAAGCACAAGTCGATTATGAACCTCGTATCGAAGCTTTTTGGTGGTCGGGAGGAATGTGGCCTCCAAAATACATtgtaaacagaaaaaagaaaacttatcTTGCGAAGTACGCTGAGGACCTAGTTGACCGACGTATCCAATACCATGGAACTCCTACTTTACAACTCAGGCATGAATTTCCACTGAATGAAATCGTCAGTTTGAGTGAATCTGAAAATCCGGACTTTATAGTCCCAGAATTCCGATATGACCCTCGAGTTATTGGCTACAATTTAAAGGAGTTTCATGGGACGAATATTCCTGGGTTTTGGCCTGGCGATAAAAACGAATTCGGTATCATGTCATATCACAGACGTGGTCACATTGATGCTCGAAAATCTTCCTTCAAGGATGAGAATGAAGCCTTGGATGTTCAAGCTGTATTTGCATCCTATAGTTGGCTTCTTTCACAAGCATGCTATCAAG GTTTTTCCACATTCAATGACTTGACATATCCTCTAGTAACGCAAACTGTAATCTCAAATGGACAATTGTGGTCGTTTTATGCATACCAATTGAATACAACAGTGATGCATTCAGAGTATGCAGATGAAAACCCTAGGAGGAATTTATGTTGGAAAACAGGACCCTTGAAGTTGTTTGAGACGATCGCAGATGGAAAGCTTGTGGGATTCAATGATGATGTATTGAAAGAATTGATCAAGTTTTATGGAAATACACCGCAGAAACGGAATGGCGTTAATATGACGCCATATTTGGGTGATGATGAGAAAAGGGTCGCGGATATAAAAGATTCAGAGAAGAGAGAATGGCTTGAAAAACATTACAAACATATGGTCAGCAATAGGCCGAGACATAG GCAAAGAGAAGAAATTGATTGGTGGGaacgaatttacaaaatctacTTCAACACAAGATTCATGGACAGTAAACGAAAACAGTGGGAATTTGGTAAAACGCATTCTAGCCGAAGATATGATGATCATGCACCTGAATATATACCAAAAGTTTTGAGGCCTGGTGGACCCAAgagtaaaattaaattcagaaAAACCTATTATCCTTGA